One part of the Ornithodoros turicata isolate Travis chromosome 2, ASM3712646v1, whole genome shotgun sequence genome encodes these proteins:
- the LOC135384942 gene encoding uncharacterized protein LOC135384942 yields the protein MSWGFEHFTIMSMVDILLSAHPEALVIDYQRRIVHDAMQSESFEANQDGQGAAQSESTAETEIKGLEELKRLLIYLRVEIESREQVATKIRRDRYPDHRPKGKRTGGMTTGAVLYAGLGQPGEKRNCFFCSAADHSTEDCKADITLAEMFKKLAKDMRCYRCTKKGHRSKDCRVKVECSKCRRRHASSVCDPSRQPVEKALVSEVVTTTSVSTTNNPQRCERARVMLQTFRALASSDTEGAYLRGIFDGGSQRRFIRDDIARRLKLPVIGQTTLQLNAFAGYASRDNIRKCKVVEVRRATSY from the coding sequence ATGTCGTGGGGCTTCGAGCACTTTACGATCATGTCCATGGTGGACATCCTTTTGTCGGCGCATCCAGAAGCCCTAGTCATAGACTACCAAAGAAGGATAGTACACGACGCCATGCAGTCAGAAAGTTTCGAAGCTAACCAGGATGGACAAGGAGCAGCTCAGTCAGAATCGACCGCAGAAACAGAGATAAAAGGACTGGAAGAGTTGAAAAGGCTGCTTATATACTTGCGAGTAGAAATAGAGAGCCGAGAGCAGGTCGCAACTAAAATTCGCCGAGACAGGTATCCCGATCACCGCCCCAAGGGCAAAAGGACTGGAGGTATGACGACTGGAGCTGTGTTGTACGCTGGACTTGGGCAGCCTGGCGAAAAAAGGAACTGCTTTTTCTGCAGTGCCGCGGATCACAGCACCGAGGACTGCAAAGCAGACATTACCCTAGCGGAAATGTTCAAGAAACTGGCCAAAGATATGAGGTGCTATCGTTGTACCAAGAAGGGTCATCGGTCAAAGGACTGCAGAGTAAAAGTGGAATGCAGTAAATGTCGAAGACGACATGCGTCATCGGTTTGTGACCCGTCTAGACAACCGGTAGAAAAGGCTCTGGTCAGTGAAGTGGTTACCACGACGAGCGTCTCTACAACGAACAATCCACAACGGTGCGAGAGAGCAAGAGTAATGCTGCAAACGTTCCGTGCCTTGGCATCATCGGACACCGAAGGCGCTTACCTCAGAGGCATATTCGACGGAGGAAGCCAGCGCAGATTTATACGTGATGACATAGCCCGCAGACTTAAGCTGCCAGTAATTGGGCAAACAACGCTTCAGCTCAACGCTTTCGCAGGCTATGCCAGTCGGGACAATATTCGAAAGTGCAAAGTTGTCGAAGTTCGtcgagccacctcctactga